TCGGCATTAGGAAGCTTACTGCCAAACCTCATACCTAACCCCGGCCGGGAATCGCTTTCTTCAACAGCCAGTATCTTTGTCCACAGCCTCAGGTCACCGTGAGCATATTCATTGCTTATTCCGGCTTGGTCAAGATATATCATATCAAAATCAGCCTGAATTTCTACTATTTCACCCAGGCCGATATTCATTCCCAAGACCGGTGATTTAACAAACTTCCTGTCTGTTTCTCGAGCGCTAAACCCGATCCCCGGGCTGTCTAAATATTCAACCCCGAGCTCTATTTCAACATCTCCGGGTGATAAGATATCAACGTCTTCGGTAACCAGCGGCCTGCCGGCATAAGCAGGCATCGATATAGTTAAAGAAAGTACGGATAAGAAAAAAATAAGATACGGCATTCGAAGCATAAGTCCTCCGCTGCAAAAATATAAGAAAAAATAAGCCCCTGAAAAATCTTTTCCTCAGGGGCTTATAATTTACTCAAGGTTAAACTAACTTAGAAACTAAGGCTTACAGAAGCAACTAATTCAGAGGCAACATCATCACTCTTAGCTTCGACAGGTACAACTGGGTTAACCATCACGGATCCCCCGCTGGTAAAATACTCACCAGGGAAGAACCAGGCATTAAGCAAACCAAAGGTCACGTCTTCAGTATAGTCATAAGTAAACCTTAAGTCCACTTCATCGCCGATGTTTCTGCTGCGGTCTGATCCTGTATTAAGTACGCCGAAGTTTGCCGCTGCCTGAAAATGAAGATACCTTGCTTCTAACAGTATATCATCGGTCGGCTGGATACTTCCGTCCACCATAATGATATGCTGGTTGGTTCCGGCCTGACGCTGATAACCATTAGTGGCAAGATCGTCAGGGAAATAATAAATTCCCTGCCATTCATGAATGGAGCTATAGTGTTTACCTCTATAGAGGTTAATCCAGCCGTTCCAGTCACCATCGCGAGGCGTTGATTCACCGGACATAAATACATATCCTAACCCCAAGCTTGGCATCCAGCTAAAATCGGCCCAGGTGTAGTAACCGTTGATATCACAGGCAAATGCTTCAACGTTTACAACCGCTTCATTGGGAGCAACTGCACCGACATTAACCCGTCCGAACTCACCGGCAAATTCTCCTCTGATGTCTAAGTTTTCAACCGGCTCAAAACTCCCGCGCAGACCAATGATATGAACAACATTATCCCGGCTCGAGCTACCGCCTACCCCACCATTTGGATCTGCCGCAACACCTACAATTCGCGGATTCAAGGTATTCCGGGGCAATGTCTGGCCAAAATAGTATGCTTCTGCTTCGGCATTATACTGGTCAAAGATATAACCTACGTTAATACCCCAAAGATCGATATTGTCGGGATATTCGGCTATGGTTTCAACACCCCCTACAAACGCAGCCTGATCGCCCGAAATCCTGGAATAAAGCAAATCCAATGTCCAGGGGTCATAATCCAAGATAGCCCGGACCGCATCAAATGACCTGTGGTCTGTAAACTCAG
This genomic window from Candidatus Omnitrophota bacterium contains:
- a CDS encoding alginate export family protein; protein product: SGDITLRSVLQSTYDLNGLDDNTTNAAFLGAQLDTSENAHSFMSTVGINIDADLTDNVSAAIRIMNERDWTSVDGFNDTDNIDIDLAYITLKEMLYSPLTVVVGRQDLWYGDGFIVGECRRPSSAQNPFIAPEFTDHRSFDAVRAILDYDPWTLDLLYSRISGDQAAFVGGVETIAEYPDNIDLWGINVGYIFDQYNAEAEAYYFGQTLPRNTLNPRIVGVAADPNGGVGGSSSRDNVVHIIGLRGSFEPVENLDIRGEFAGEFGRVNVGAVAPNEAVVNVEAFACDINGYYTWADFSWMPSLGLGYVFMSGESTPRDGDWNGWINLYRGKHYSSIHEWQGIYYFPDDLATNGYQRQAGTNQHIIMVDGSIQPTDDILLEARYLHFQAAANFGVLNTGSDRSRNIGDEVDLRFTYDYTEDVTFGLLNAWFFPGEYFTSGGSVMVNPVVPVEAKSDDVASELVASVSLSF
- a CDS encoding transporter codes for the protein MPYLIFFLSVLSLTISMPAYAGRPLVTEDVDILSPGDVEIELGVEYLDSPGIGFSARETDRKFVKSPVLGMNIGLGEIVEIQADFDMIYLDQAGISNEYAHGDLRLWTKILAVEESDSRPGLGMRFGSKLPNAEDEDGRGTDETDFFASMLLSKHFDNFYVHLNLGLGILGDPNQTNSQDDVMIYGLAFELPLEETFLTLTAEVSGQAFSNENNNISSARAGFRYDVTEDFIWDVFGGAGLTDESENWSAGTGFTYRFGAFNFSP